The DNA window TACAAGGAAGATGTTTAAAATTGCGACAAACTACTCCACAGCAAAAACTACCACAGTGACCAACACACAAAATACGTACCACTGAAGGCAGCGGTGTTTCGTTGGTAACGAATACGTTTCTACTGTCGTCTGCAGACGAGCCTCTTTTTTGAGAAGCAGCAGCCTGCAAAGACGAGGATCAGGACAACACCAATATCAATCCTACTATTACCACTACTACTCCTGTCTCTCCACAGAAAGAGCGACCACGAGCTGGCGGCTGAGTTGTCTTACGAGCAGTCAAACGTTTATTAATTCATTAGCATTACCCAGCAACGAGATTCGTACCAGGCCTGACCGACGGTTCTCCGTCGGGGTTGGTTTGGTCAGATGACCCGTTGCAATGACAACCACTTGCTCCGGCTTCGAACACCTATTCCCTCAGTCATTAGTTGGCCAGGTCTATGATTAGGGTATGAGTACCTGTTGCGGGCTGGATCCCAATTGAGCTGGCACGTCCAGTCATCAGTAAACTTATAATCaaacttcttcgtcgaaaacggaaTCTTTCTCCATTTAAGGCACGCGTCTATATAGGAAATGCAAAATGCCGACGATCAGTACAGCAGTAACTTTGACGTACCGCACTGCATATCCATCTGAACTTTCATACGTCTGATTTTCGCGTATTTGGACTCGTCCGAAGGCAAATCAGCCCACGGCTTCGACGGAGAATAGCCATAGCGACTCCTTATGGTAAATAAATTGGCCACAGCTTAAGTAACTATAGAATCTTACCAGAACTCAATCAAATTGCCTTTACCggaatttcaaattttaacTTTGGATATATACTGATGCGTCTGAACTTACTTATTTTCATGTCCCGCCAGTATTGCTGAAGATGTTCGTTCATAGCTTTAAGTAAAAAGCGGTACTCCTACAAAACGGCAAACTCAAGAGAGGCTCTCCTCAAGTTTCAATAGCTTGCTTGGGGATTGGCAAAGTCCTGCTTGTTGTGGGTAGGTTCCAATACCACGTGAGGAACATTGACAAATCCTATTATGAGCGCACATAGTCCACGCAGTAAAATATGCAAGCAAGCCTACCAATAATTCCCCTATACTCTCTAAAAGAAGGAGTGATGAAAAAAAGGAGCATTCTGTAGCCGACAGCTTACGGTCTGCCGTCCAACTGATGTGAACTTCGCTCAAACATTTTAATGAGACTATAACAAAATATCTATTTCTTTCCTCCGCGTTTAGTGACCTATCTTATTCTTACCGATCGCAATTGTATACGACGAATCCCTCGCAGCTTCTATCCATGATATTAAAACCAAATATAAACGTCAGCGTTTTCGGTTGAGTAAGAGCGCTAAACAGACGTCTCTCCAACTGTGAGTTGCGATACCATCTCACGGTGTCACACCGTTGCTTTATCTTGGCGATATTTTCAAGTTTGTTCGCCTCTTGACGAGCGTCCGTCGCCTCTTTCTCCGCCTGACGAAAAGCAGCCTAGAACAGaaggaaataaaataaagcgcttcctttgaaaaattgcGCTGCGCTTACTCTTCCTTCTCCAGACGTGTACGAAGAATCAGTCAGATTTCtaacgaacgaacgaacgaacatCACGTAGCTACAGATGTCGCGCACTGCCCTAATGCTACCTCGCTTTCAGCTCAAGCTCCCTCGCTTTTTCTTGAGCTAAAACGTAAGTCTACTTAGCTGTCATCTTGCACGCGTACACGGTTACTGTACCACGCGTTGCTGCTTTTTTCGCCTCCTCTGCGTCCAATTGGGAGCGAGCTTTGAACTTTTTCGAAGTATATTCGTACTTTCTGCCGTGCAGCAATCTCTCAACTCGCGAGCAGCAGTAGAGGAGAAGGTCAAGCTTACTTTGGTCTGAAGAGGTGCTGATCAAGCCTTTTTGTCAGCACTTTCTTCCCTTGCAGGTAGATCTTCATCCTTGGATTGCAATAGAGCAGAGATAGGTAAGCGCGAAAGGAGGTGCGTTCCGAAACGGTACTTTTTCAAACAAACgttaattttaaaaataattcaaacgccgtcaaaccTTTGCAGACTCATGTCAAGATAATCGTCAGTCAAGCGAATGTCGTTAGGATCTGTGTGAAACTAAACGATTTCAAGATTAATGAAGATATTTAATAGTTCCAAGTCGTTTTTACATCCAATTCTGTTTCTCCAGAATCTAACACTTTGAGATTGTACAGCATAACAAGAGTTCCAGTTtctatgaaaaaaaaacgaagagaaattctACTTGATTTAATCAATGGGCCACAGCTGTTGTGCATGCCGCTTTTGATTTTAGCAAATTGCTCCATCAACTTCTCTTCGGTGttgaaaggagaaaatttcaaaataatttccATTTCCATCAAGTGCTATATTTGTTTATAAAGTTCatttctctctatatattTTTCGTTATACTTGATCCTTCTCAGCTTGTGATGTGGCAAAAGGGCTTCTACCCATCCATGATGGCAATGGAACAATGACCTCTTTTAATCCTTCAACTTCGTGAAAGGACCGTGACAAGAGTAGACAGGTCATCGTTTGCTTGCTgtagtaaagaaaaaaaatcaaagctgCAAGTGAAGTTGTGTCTACATACCATTTTGTAAACAGTATCATATCCTTTGCGACTCTCATGGAACCCCTAACACACTATCTTGCCTTCAAAACTATAGGCAATTATTCTTACGATTTTAGCCCATTGCCATACTGCCCAATTTGCTCCTTTTGCGCCAGCCGTTTCGAAGACAGACCAAATTTGATGATGTTAGCAGTTTCCTCTATATAACAATTTGAAACGCAGatcatacatacatatataacTGAAACTAACCTGGATTCATTCCTTCGCCATCATcaagaaaagacaaaattcGACTTTTGCGAACTTTGTCACATTTTTCTGCACCGaaaaataatgaatttttatttatttattgctGGCGCCCTTACCTGTGTAAATTCGGATGGATTTTGCCTGGGCATCCCTAGAAAAGTCGAATAGGAGCAGATTGACCGTGCCCCCCGTATCATCTCACCTTGCGTTGTCTACGAGTTCCGCCAAAGCGCCGAACAAGAATTCGTGGGTGGTgctaaaattgaaaataataaCACTCCTCCTTCAGAGACCCTCCCTTGATTTCCCGGATAAACACGGAAGAAGACCTTTACTTCTTCCCGTGTTGATAGGGCCCTATCGGACGTGGCCACGCGCGACGTACGTCCGAACTGGTTCCTTGAGCCGCCAAAATCCAAGCGAAAGCTGCGATTTTCGGCGGTACAAGGAACCGAAGCGTCCTACATGTACCTGTTGGTGTGCAAGTAGTCGTAGCTGAGCTGAGCTCGACAGAGGCCGCTATATTTGCTCGGCGTAGCGTCCATGAGCACGCGTACACTTGTACAAACGCTATACAACACGGACAACACAACGTAGTGATAGACAGCGTTTTGCGCAAGCTTCAGTTGGCCACGTGACATATAGAATCGTCACACTCCTCCCCTCTTCACAGTCCCGGACAAAAAGACAACTTTTTGACACCAGCCACTACTAAAGCTAGATTTAGAAATGGATTCCTCTACTTATGGTCCATAGATGTCCACGTGATATGATTCCTTTGACGTTTTGGTGAGACTTTGTGACATGTTTGCAGGAGCCAGAGGGGGAAGTTTGTATCTTTTCTGCCGCCTTCCTGGGAGAAGGAAGCTGACTgtatttaaaatttatttgaaGGCAAATCATAGATTCCAATTAAATATTGCCTTTTTGTATTCGCTTGAAAGAAATCCCCAATTTTTAGGCACAAACTGTTCTTTGgctaaaataattttctgcACTCAGAAACTCCATCCTTATCAGGGCAATTTTTGTCTCATGATTTGGCTACTGGCAGGGTGAGTAGTCGACAGCAAAGGACCTATAAGTCTACTTGCTTAGTAGTACTGTATTTCTACGGTTTAGACGCGAAAATGATTGAGACAATAGAGTAGAGTACGCTCACGAGCGCTACAACACAAGTCTAAAGTAGACAGTATAATAGCAGAGCAATTGACATTCATAGCTGAGACAAGTGCTTCTCCAGGAAGAAGCAATCGTGCTCCTTACGTATGCGCTGATCAAACGCTGCTCCTTTTGGCCAATCGATTCCGTCGTTGAGAGGTACAGGATAGTAAACTGAGGCTTCTTTTCCCGACCAATCAAAGTCAATGAGATTCACTTAGCAACGAGAGGGGCGGTTTGGCGTTGAAAGGTCGTCGTGAGCGAATATTGAGCAAAGGACTTCGTTCCGGCGGGGGCGTGACGTCTTCCGGTGCTAATCGGCCAAttttcattgattctaataATTCGTGAGCGTCTTTGCTGTCGATGTGGACCTGATAGACGGCCCAGAAGGGATCGATCGCCTTTCCCGCTGCCATGGTGATTTTCGATCGGCCGCCCGGATGTGAATCCTAAACGTGGTCTTTGCATGTCACCCAGATGCCCCGCCCAAGCCGACGCTCGTTGTCGCTCCGTTGCGAGTTGTTTACGATCGTCGAGAGGCTTCGAGGTAGAATCTCATCTCCTGCGATGAACGCAGAGAGTTTACTGCCTGTGGAGTATTCGCGCGTGTGACGCACTCACGTTGCGCATGACGCAGGTTGCCTACGCAGCACGTGAGGCACCCATGCCGTTGCTTAGTTAATTAAGGATGCTTGTTGATGCTGCCCATCTCCTCTCCTTGTCCTTTATATTCTGACGACGATTGTGGAAGTGGTAGCGTTCGAGGACGGATATTTCAGTTGGGTCGCCGCGTCTCTTTTGTCTAACCCGGTGAGCTCACTGTAGAGACTATAACGTTCTATCCACATAGGCCATGCTGTTGGGCGCGTAAAGTCAAATGACGAAAAACGGACgacatcgttttcttttttgaacgCACGCTAACTGTCGCTAAGCAGGCTGACGTAACTGCTGACGTATGATGTTTGGAGAAGCCaataattttgaatttggcTTCAGAAATTCGTTACAATTCATTACAATTcattataaattatttatttcttaccCTATAAGCGAATTCACTTCGTCTATGACGTGTTTCAGTTTGTAGTAGGCGTCCGCTGGAGGCAACTTGAGTTCCAAGATGAGTCGATCGATCTGGGGGAGGGGGAACGAGAATCTATTACacataaaaaaatttagtTAGTGCGAGAATTCGCGCACCTTGTCGATGCAAAGCAAAATAGGCAATAGCTCTTGAACAGCGTGCTTGATCAGCCGCTCCGTGTTCAACATAACCTAAAAGGAGAACCCTCTCTTTTTTCCACCCTTTCGTAAGACGACTACTGTACTTACACCCTCTGAAgcatcgacgaagatgacgacgccgtcgcataTTTGAAGAGCTGCCGTTACTTCGTCGGAGAAATTCACGTGACCTGCGTGCAATCAgatattcatttatttatttattttctttcccgtctttcatttttttcttgcctggcgtgtcgacgacgttgaataAGAACGATTTGTCCTTGAGATCTTGAAGAACGAGACTGACGGGCGTGCTCTTGATGCTGACGTCGCGCTCCTGTTCCGTGAAGAGCGTGTCCGTGTAGCGAAGCTAGATATAAGACGGTCCAGAtcaatataataataataataaagaaaattctttctctacgtctttgtcttctctaGAATGAATTCCTGGATGAGTCTGCTCAATCAATGagaagatcgacgaagaaagtcTGATAGAGAGAGACATTCgttttggtgacgtcacaaaggtATCAATTTAAACCTTTCCGTGATGAAGGTGACCGATGAAAGCAACGCTGCGAATCAACTCGGAATTGTCCATCAAATCGGCGAGAAATCTTATATACACAAGGTTACTATAGTGACGAAAGACGCAATGCAAAACTCCTCACTCCAAGTCGTAAACGGTGTCGGGAGTGTCTCGTTCGACGTGAGAAAACTTGACTTTCTTGTCGGGAGCAATGATTGGTtctgagaaaaaatatcATCTCGCTCAAACGAGAGACTACTTTACATGTATTAGCTATATGGCCAACCTGTCAAAGGTTGAGTATCCTCTTCTTGAACAATAGTCtatcaataaataaacaaatgaggattattaattaattaattaattaattaatacgaTATTTGAGTTTTTCTTACCTCGACTATAAAAATTAGCaagtttccttttttcttctatagtACTGACCTCGTGCAAGACAACGGCTGTAGAGGGATCtatctcttcttcctcttcataTTCTCCTCCTAAAAtatgaagaggaagaagagataGATCCCTCTACAGCCGTTGTCTTGCCCTTGAAGTCTTTCATTCGAACCGCTGCGGTATGGAGACGGATCCTTCGAGGGGCATCGTCGCGCCGGATTCGGATAAATCCAGTCCGAATATCTCCAGGAGCATGATTGGATGGTGATTTGCGACGAAAGGGACGAAAGCACGAATCGCAGACCTCTCCCCGTAGTCTCGCGTAGCCCGGATATCTTCACGAAGGGGGAGGTATTTACAACCCGTATGAGACGTAGTCTGAGACCCATTGAGACGTAGTCTGAGACCAATTGGGACGGAATCTGAGACCCATTGAGACGGAATCTGAGACCGACTGAGACGTATTATGAGACCGACAGAGACGTATTATGAGACCGACTGAGACGTATTCTGAGACGTACTGAGACGTAGTATGAGACAATGAAAAATTGGGTTGAGGACTTTCGTCACACAATTACCAATTAGGCCGCTCACTCGCTCACCCAACCAGATTTATTTCAATAACGCACGCACATGAATTAAtcaatgaatgaatgaatgaatgaatgaatgaatgaatgaatgctGAACAGAAATAATCCTCGATACAATCCTTTACGTCAAATCAGTGTTTCTTAGAAATTTCTCTagcctttctcttccttcccCTCCTTGCGCTGCATTCACTGCAGATGAAATGGCTTGGCGCTTTTTGATGCCCAAAGCAGTCGTTATGAAACCATTCATGGCAGCTGTCGCAGTCGAACATTGTGGCGGAGAACGTCTCTGGCAGGCGGCAGACGCAGTACACCTTGATGGTTATTGTGCAGGCCTCGGCCCTAGCGATTTTTGTGCGTCGTTGCCTTTTAGGAAATGGGCtaaatttgttttctttaaTGCACTTCGCCAGATGCCCTCTCATAGCTTCAGGTCGGAAAATAACCGTGTTGACATCGCCTCCGGTGGCAACTTCTACAAGGAAAGCGACTGCGAACACTCCACAGTCACTTCcgttctgctgctgctgaacGGGTAGCACGTGCACGTTAAAAGATGAATCGTGCGTTCTGTAGATGGATGCTAATTGATTTTCAAGGGTTGAATCTAATGATCCGCTAAACAAGCTGTCGTAGAGATATATGTTACCCTCCTCGTCGCTAGAGGTGGCAACCCAGTGCATGCGGCTGACGTTCAAGATTTGTATATTGTTGTTCCGGACGACGCGGTATTGCAACGATTCGCCTAATGTTGTTGCCTGAAATCCGTCAAGATTTGGAAATTGTTTCTCCATTATTTCAAGGCTGTCATTCATAACTTCGTCATTTAGCCACATCCTTCGGCGAGTCACATATTCTGGCAGATCTTGAGGAGGctcgacgatgatgatgggCCACGAAGGAGAAGACAGTAGCGCCGGTGACGTTGCTGCTGTATTCGGTGTTGTACGTTGTTCTGGCGTTGTAGGCTGCACTGTTTTCACCGGGGTTGATGGCATGAGAGACGAAACAGGTAATACCTACATGATGACCATGAACAAAATTGTTGTTAAAGCCTACGTTGGTTTGATCATTTGTACCTCCTTGGAAGTCAGCGCTGTTGCAGTACCTGCAGAAATTAGAGACGAATAAGTACGAAATCAAGTATGTAAACGTAATCTTACCCTCACACCAAGTGACATAAGATTGTACAATGCGGCGTAGGACTTCGGTCCACGAACATGTCCTTTTTGCCAACTCTCGCCTGTCCTGGCTGggattttcaaaagaaaaatcgattgGCCACCAATCCGGTTTGTTGGCCTCAACGCCCCATCCAGGCTTTCCTCTACCTATAATGTAATACAGTATTTCATTACACAAAACCACTATGTAATTGAAATGTAAATGTATATTATTAGTAATAACAACTCTGCCGCAGACATAAACAAGGCAAACCTGTCGTCATTTTGACCAATTTCGGAATCAGAGCCTTTAGTTCATGAAGGCCTTTTAACTCCGGATTTAGAGCTGAACGTCGTATAGCGTCTCTTTCGTCAACTATTGGCGCCGTTTTCAGAGCATCGGAAATGTCATCTTCACACGAATTCACCGCCTTCTTCACTATGGCGGCCACAGCAGCGTCTCCATGTACAATTAGGTCTGTACCCTTTCTGAAGTATACGGCAGCTGCTAGTTGGCCGCTTGCCTAAAAATAGATACATGAAGAGAGATATGGAATTGTTTGGCCAGCGTGCCATACCCTATCAATTAAGTTATGCGTAAAGCCTGGCTAGGGTTTGTCCACAATGTATTGAAAAACATGGATTTGACAGAGTCTTTCATCTGCAATTCCTGCGGACAATTGCCCGAAGTGTTGTCGTTTGACGTTGGGCTGCCGAAAGGACCTAATGAAAGCATCTGTCGAGAACCCCGCCAGTATCGACACGCCTATCGTCGACGGATCACGTTTCAGTGATAGGGTGTGCATTCGTGACGCAAATGCGAGGAAATTGTTATCAGAATTGTGCTCCGGAAGACGAAACGGTCCGATTGCATTGTCAGCGCATACTGTCGACCAAATTGTTCAACGACTGGACATGGGCAACCTAACCAGCTTATCAAATTTTCTGCAAATTTTATATCGCGAAGAAGGCTGTATACCGGGGCCGTTGATTTTTGCTCTCAAAAGCATTgccaagtcgtcgtcttgttgCGGGTTATTGCAAATAGGTGGTACAGATCCTTTGTCAACCATGTGCAGATCTATAGGAAGGAAGTTTGTGGAAGGTGATGAGATATCTTTAATCGAAATGGAGACTGTTTATAAGCAAGCGCCGTTTCTTGGAAAATACATATCAACTTGCCTTGAAAACGTTTCGTCTGAAGAATTGATGACATCGTGTCGAGCGCTTTGCGGCGATATCATTCGCCTGGCATTGTCACCATACGACCCTGCCGATGAGCTATCGTCTGCCAGCTTCGACCAAGATGACGAAATGAAATTCTTCCCTAACTGGCCCACTTGTCGAAGGTAAGTGCAGTCCAAGCACGTGCACTCAAATAAAttaagaaagaaagaaatagataaataaatagaaacaTAAGTAAGTAAATAAGTAACGTTATCATTTTTAGGCTTCCTTTGTACAAAGCTGACAgtaaaagaaaggaaagcaaAATCTgccaaaagaagaagaaaggccaCAGAACGCTTTCTCCAGGGATTCTCACTGTCTTTTGCCGTCATGGTGTTTCATACGGTTTCCAACTTCTGATCGACGTGGAGAGTCCGCGAACAGTATTCCAGCTTTTAGCGACAGCTTTTGAGAAACAACCAAGATACGTATTTTACGACAACGCCTGCAACTTACACGAGTACATTCTGAACAGGTACATGACATTAGATAATTCGTCTACTATATAATATTCATTTTGATTCAGAGAGCCTAACTTGTGTAAGGGTACAACTTTTCTCGTGGACCGTTTCCACTGGTGGAACCACACAGGGTATAATGTTACAAAAACAGCCACCGCATAGACGCTAATACCGTTTATTAGATGTTCAGAAGGCTACTGCGTTGATACGTACATCAACCCTGTGCTGCAGTCGATGAACAGTCAGGTTAATGAGCAAGGGCATTCAGGGCTTGTGAGAATGAAATCGCAATGCGCATACATGTCCCCAGAGAATTTAATGCGACATGTTACATTATTTTTAGCTATTAGGAACAGggacaaaaaattgaaataatGTTGATTAGTTAGATAGGCCTATTTGTTATTGGTGTGACGAAAGTCCTCAACCTAATTTTTCATTGTCTCATACTAACTCTCAGTACGTCTCATAATACGTCTCAATGGGTCTCAGACTACGTCTCAATGGGTCTCAGACTACGTCTCAATGGGTCTCAGACTACGTCTCAATGGGTCTCAGACTACGTCTCATACGGGTAATTCTTATATGGACCAGGGATGCGCACGTGGCTGCAGAGCATCCGGGAACTTATTATGACGCATTTGTGCAATCAGGTGGTGCAATAGATGTAAGGTCGCATTGCAGCTCCTTTTTACTAATTGTTGTGTTCATCCTGCAGCGGATAATAATGGAAATCCCGCCGAATCAGACGATTATCATCAATAACCTGAACGAGACAGTGGAGAAAGACGGTAAACTGAAGACCAAGCCTTTCCCTTCTCACCAAAATGCATTGAAACAGAACTAAAGAAAAGCCTGTATGCAATATTTTCCGAATTCGGCGACATCATAGCGATAGAAACGGTGAAAATGCGCGGCCAagcgttcgtcgtcttcaaggACACCGGCGCGGCGACAAACGCGCTTCGATCGATGCAAGGCCTTTCCTTTCTCAACAAACCATTGCGAATCCAGTTCGCCGAATCGAAATCGGCCGCCGTAGCGAAGATTGCCGGCACGTacgtcgaacgaaaacgcgagaaaCGCAAACcggaagacggcgaatcgagaaaggcgaaaaggAAGGCAGCGGAAGCGGCAAGCGGCactcaaaaagaaaaacccGTTCGAtgtaagtgacgtcataaatttgtGACGTAATAAATATGAATTGGTTTTAGCTGGACCCGAGTTGCCAGCAAAGAGACGCCCACTccacgagaaagagaaaggtctTCAGCGTGCTGGCGTCAGTGACCGTTTTGACATAGAAAGTTACGCTAAACGGGAATGGAAGGGAAACACGTCAAAGGCTAGAGCAGTGCTCAATGTATAGCCTTAGAAATAAACGTAGATCTTGACTTACGTTGCTGCTCTTTGCAGGGATATAGTGCGATCAAAGGGTTAGGGTTTGACACGTTGAGACAAATCCGTGGAGATAACTACTGCGCTATACGAGCGTCTCTTTTCCAAGCCCTCACAAATAGAACTCCAATGCTCAGACTGTGGGAGGCTCTTCCCTACAAAACagtaaataaattcaaaGTGAACGAATTGTATAAGAGATACGTTACTGTCCTTAGCTGGTGGAAGATTTCAAGAGACAGTTTCACTGTCACTGGCTCACTAAATGGAGTTTTGCGAAACGTTTGCATCTagacgaggaagaagtcATACCTGTGTTGACTGATTGCCTTCAAGTTCTTAGCTTTAGAGTAAAGATCAATAATCTAGTTCTTCTCAAATATATGTCGTTTATTTAGGCTGGAGAATGCGTTAGACGAAAACACTACAAGGAACGACTTGATTACGTCTTGGCGCTTTTCAATGACGACAAAAATTGGCGGATCACCCTTGGCCTTATGGAATCAATCAAATTCCTGATGCTAAAAGCCGCTGTTGAGCTCTATGCTAATATACAGCGTAATGAAGATGCTCCTTTCTGGGCACATGTACTATTTGCCAGAGACACTTCACCAAACCCGGAAGCATTCATGGAAAATCATCTCAACGTTGTAGGTGATACTGGGGGACTCGAACAGGTATTCGTATAGCTATTATGTATCATTGCGtgataaatattttctttaaGGTTGAGATGTTTTTGCTTGGTTTTTCGTTGCAGGCAACTCTTAAGGTAATGAGGCCTTCTCAGTTTGGTAAAGAGGACTTTGTTACTTTGTATCCTGATGATTCGGCTGAGGACTGTCCAAAGCTGGGCTCTAGTGGCTGAAGATGATCGTCACTATAATATATTAACCACCGAAGGCAATAGAGAGGACGACTGTGTAATTAAATTTGATGATTAAAAGTTATGTCTGCTGCGCTGTTTTAGTTGAGTCGAGTCTTTGTGTGAAATATCTGTCTGTTATAAAATAGACACAAACGCGGAATGACGAACGTGCCTTGTCTCGAAGACCAAAGTGCAGATGTGGCAGCATGTGCAGACACGGCGAGAGGAGAAGCACCGTATGAGGAATAATACTCAAttcgcctttctttgttttgcctAAAGGACGAATAATCTATTAAGAAGGGTAACTATATTTGCAACATTGCAGCATCCTCACCTGGATTTCCCGTGACACCAACAATGTCGCCTCTCTTGATTTTGCCGTGAATTCGTTCAAAATCTTGAGTCGAAGCACTAGAATAGACACGTACGTCATCGTTATCCCCTTCGCCTTCTCTGATCTTCTGACTTCGCTGTGGCCATAATTTGAAGTTTGACTCCCTCGCCTCTCAAATCGTAGAATATCAAATGCTTTCTCGATTCTCTCTTCGCGTGAATTCGTCCCGAGAGGTtaacggtgacgtcactctctTGACTGCCCGCCTCCAAATGATCGTATTTCTCGATGAAATCGGTCAGCGACATGGTCACGTGAAACTTGTGCGGATACGGATTGTCGTTCGCTTCTTTTAGAGCGGCGACCGCCGCCGTGCGAATTTTGAAATATTGCTAAAGCGAAAAACGTGaattgagaattttttcgcgcttTTTTGCAGCGCACATTCGGATCGAGttcgtcttcattttcttcgcttttgcaACGGGTTGGGGATCGGCCTAAAGAGGGACGGGATCTTCGCGTGATCGCACGCGTAAAAGGAATCGACTTTGATCCTGCCTTTCGCGctaattccttttcttccttttctttcgctttcttctccgcTTTGGCTCGTCGCTTTTGTTCACTAAAATCAGGGCCCCCGGTTAGCGTGCGACGATCGAATCGGCGatgaaacgacgcgaacgcggGCCCACGAAGCCGCGCGACAACGGCAAGCATTTCAATACGACCTCTTGCTAATCGTCTCCGTTTTGTCAGCCATGCTCTTGGAGCAGCGCATGCACCGAAGTTCCCAATCGCACGCTAAACCGGATACCTTGGCCTGAGCACGTGCATTGTTTCCGCCGGTGTAATCAACTCTAAACGTTTATGTTTAAAACTTGCTCTTACAGACGCTTAGACGGAGCCCGTGCGAAGCATGAGCAAACGAGCTAATATCTATCGCATTGACAGAAGAGACACAATACAATTCAAAGAACCTGGTTTTTAGAGTAGGACTTGAGCGCCCACGTGTGCTGCGGCTTTGGTCAGCTCTTCACCAGCGACAAAACCCTGACCATTCATGTAGTCGGCACATTTGGGTGGAAGGTTCGTGTGGGTCAGAGCGGCCATGAAGCAGGAGTCGGCGAAATAGTTCCTCAGATCTTGACCGAGGATGTcttcgaagaaacgacgaagaggcaAAATGTGAGACACGGGAGCATT is part of the Oscarella lobularis chromosome 6, ooOscLobu1.1, whole genome shotgun sequence genome and encodes:
- the LOC136188573 gene encoding lysine--tRNA ligase-like, which translates into the protein MSLTDFIEKYDHLEAGSQESDVTVNLSGRIHAKRESRKHLIFYDLRGEGVKLQIMATANASTQDFERIHGKIKRGDIVGVTGNPGKTKKGELSIIPHTVLLLSPCLHMLPHLHFGLRDKARSSFRVCVYFITDRYFTQRLDSTKTAQQT
- the LOC136188572 gene encoding ubiquitin thioesterase otulin-like, whose translation is MEIPPNQTIIINNLNETVEKDELKKSLYAIFSEFGDIIAIETVKMRGQAFVVFKDTGAATNALRSMQGLSFLNKPLRIQFAESKSAAVAKIAGTYVERKREKRKPEDGESRKAKRKAAEAASGTQKEKPVRSGPELPAKRRPLHEKEKGLQRAGVSDRFDIESYAKREWKGNTSKARAVLNGYSAIKGLGFDTLRQIRGDNYCAIRASLFQALTNRTPMLRLWEALPYKTLVEDFKRQFHCHWLTKWSFAKRLHLDEEEVIPVLTDCLQVLSFRAGECVRRKHYKERLDYVLALFNDDKNWRITLGLMESIKFLMLKAAVELYANIQRNEDAPFWAHVLFARDTSPNPEAFMENHLNVVGDTGGLEQVEMFLLGFSLQATLKVMRPSQFGKEDFVTLYPDDSAEDCPKLGSSG